GACACGGAGACGAGCTCGCACTCCACCGTCATCGGAACCAAGCAGGTCGAAGACCTGCCGCTGAATGGCCGTTCTTACGCCGACCTCGTTCTGCTGGTTCCCGGCGCCCGCAAGTCCCTGATCGAGAACACGACTACCTCCAGTCGCGAGGGTTCATTCAACATCAACGGATTGCGCTCGGCCTTCAACAACTACCTGCTCGACGGTCTGGACAACAACAACTACGGCACGTCGAACCAGGGCTTCGCTAACGAAAATATTCCGCCGTCACCTGACGCCGTCAACGAGTTCCGCGTTGAGACCAACAACTACTCGGCCGAGTACGGCCGCAGCCCTGGCGCCGTGATCAATGCATCGGTCCGCCGTGGCACCAATCAGTTCCACGGCCGCGCCTGGGACTACGTCCGCAACACCAGCTTCAACGCCATTGGGCCGTTCCTTGCCACTGGCGCAACCAAGCCCAAGTTCATCCGCAACCAGTTTGGAGGAACCTTCGGCGGCCCGATCTGGAAGGACCACACCTTCTTCTTCGCCGACTACGAGGGTGTGCGTCAGATCTTCAACAACCCGAGTGCCAGCTCCACACTGCCCTCCAACAACCAGCGCAACGGCCTGTTCTATCTCAACGACAACGCCACAAACCCAAGCAATGCAATCCCGCTGCAGAACCCCATCACAGGCAAGAAGTACCTGGGCCAGATTCCCACGGCGGATATGACGCCATTCGCACGTGCTGTGATTGGAGCCTTGCCAACGGCCAACAACTCGGCCATTCTGTCGAACAACTACGCCATCACGCCGCGCGGCATCATCAACGACGACAAGGGTGACGGCCGCGTCGATCACACCTTCAACGATCGCTGGACCATCTTCGGCCGCTACAGCCAGCACCAGGGCTACATCTTTGATCCTCCCAGCATCCCCGGACGCGCGGGCGGAAACTCGAACGGCAACGTCAATATCAAGAACAAGAACATTGCCGGTGGCGTCACCTGGACGATCGCGGCCAACAAGCTGCTCGACGTCCGCTTTGGCTGGTCGAAGAACGAAGGCGGCAAGTTCCCCATCGGTCAGGGACAGAGCTCGATGCTCGTGGAGAATGGCATCACCGATGGCCTGCCAACCGACCCGCTGGTCGTTCGTTCTCTAAATGCGCAGTCCGTGACTGGTTATTCGCAGTTTGGAGCGCAGCCGTCGAATCCTCAGTTCCAGAATCCGACGATCTACAACCCGAAGGGCAACTTCACCTGGATCAAGAGCAAGCACTCCATGAAGTTCGGCTACGAGTGGCAGGCCGTCAACACGGTACTGAACGACTTCAATCCCAGCTATGGCCAAGACAACTATCAAGGTCAGTACGCGGCTGATAAGTCAACCAACGGCGGCAATCCGGCGAGCACCACGATTGCCGCAGGCGCGCCGTCGCTTAGCTCTCAGTTGCAGCAGGCACAGAACCTGGCCGACTTCATGTTCGGCAATCGTTCGGCCTACTCCATCACCACCTACGCTGTCGTCAACCTGCGCCAGCGCTACAACTTCATGTACTTCCAGGACGACATCAAGGTGTCGCCGAAGCTGACCATCAACGCCGGTCTGCGTTACGAGATCGTGACGCCGCAGTACGAGAAGGACAATCGTCTCTCGAACTTTGATCCGGCGACCAAGTCGCTGATTCACGCCCGCAACGGCGGCGTCTACAGCCGTTCGCTGGTCAACACACCACTGAACAACTGGGCGCCTCGCTTCGGCTTCGCCTACTCGGCAGATGACAAAACCGTCATTCGTGGAGGCTACGGCATCGTCTACACGCAGTGGAACCGTGCTGGCGGCGAGAACAACCTCACCTACAACGGCCCCGATGTCGTCAACGCGAACATCTCTCCTCAGGTTGCTCCAACAGCAGCCGCGCTCTGCGTGAACGACACACAGCTACAGTCCGCCTGCTTCCGTCAGACGCAGCAGGGCTATGCGTCGAACCTGACCACAGCCGCTTACTTCAACCCGCTGAACGTGCTCTCGCGCTACATTCCGAAGAACTTCAAGACGGGCTACGTGCAGCAGTATCAGTTCGGTGTCCAGCGTCAGCTGCCCTATGGCATCACTGCTGATCTGGCATACGTCGGCAACAAGAGCACTCACATGCAGATTTTGGGTGACTACAACCAGGGCACTCCTTGCCGTGGCGCCGGTTGCGCTACAACGCTGCAACCTCGCCGTCCGATCTCGAACTTTGCCGGTATCGAGGTTGCTTACGGTGGCGGCACTGCCAACTACAACTCACTGCAGTTCAAGCTGGAGAAGCGCGCCTCGAAGGGCCTCTACCTGCTGAACTCGTTTACGTGGAGCCGCTACTTCGATATCTCCTCGGGCCATCTGGAGACCTCGAACGGCGACACCTCACGCGTCAACTTCGCCAACCCAAGCCGCGACTACGGCCCGGGTGGATACGATCAGCCTCTGGCCGATACTCTCTCCGTCGTCTATGACCTTCCCTACGGTCACGGACATCAATGGGGCGGCTCATCGGGGCGGCTGGTCAATACCGTTCTTGGCGGATGGCAGCTCACACTCATCAACACCATGACCAGCGGTCTCCCGCTCAACGTCACCTACTCACTGGCCAACAGCAACCCGATGTATGTCTCCGACCTGGTCAATTACCGTCCCTACCGCGTAGCCGGTCAGCCGCTCTACGGCACGACCAAGACCAAGACGGCGACGGCACTGTCGGGTTACTTCAACGGCAGCGCGTTCCTCCTTCCCACCGATGCGTCGATCACCTCGGCCGATCCGTGGGGCAACTCCTCACGTAACCTGGCTCGTTCCAATGCCTTCTACCAGGCCGACCTCGGCCTGCACAAGGCGTTCCCACTCTGGAGCGACAGCTCGAACCTCGATTTCCGTGCCGAAGCGTTCAACGTGCTGAACAAAGTCAACTACATGGGCTCCAATACTACGTTTGGCAGCTCCAGCTTTGGACAGATCACCACTGCGTTCCCCGCACGTCAACTACAGCTTGCTGCGAAGTTTATCTTCTAAGCGAAGCTATTTTTTATCTGCGAAGGCGCCGTGTTGTTACGAACGGCGCCTTCATTTTTGAACCGGGCGTTCGTCAAGCCAAAGAGAGAACTTCAAATGTTGAGAAGCATTTCCATCGTAGCGGTTGTCTCCGCCGTCTTCGCCGCTAGCCAGAGCGCACCGGCCCAGCAACTATCGCAGTCAGTGCAGGACAAGATCGTGCGCCTGAACCAGATTCAGGTGATCGGCTCGCACAACAGCTATCACGCCGGGTTTGCTCCCAGCGAGCGGAAGTACATGGAGATGAAGAACCCTCGCGCGCTGCGTTCACTCGACTACAGTCATGCCCCATTGCCGGACCAACTTAGCGGCGGCGTTCGTCAGATTGAGATCGATGTCTTTGCCGATGCCAAGGGTGGCCGCTTCGCGCACCCGAAGATCGACGCAGCTACTGTCAAGGCCGGTCTGCCCGCCGACCCCGAGTTCGATCCCGAGCACGAGATGGACAAGCCGGGCTTCAAGGTCATGCATATGCAGGATGTTGACGAGCGCAGCACCTGCCACACCTTCGTGAAGTGCCTGACGATGGTGAAGACCTGGTCGAAGCAACACCCGAAGCATCTGCCGATCTTCATTCTGGTGGAGACGAAGGAGGGCGAGATGAAGGAGATGCCGGACGCGGTGAAGACGGAGCCATTTACGCCGGCAGTGTTCGACGGGCTCGACTCTGAGATACGCTCGGTCTTCAAATCGAACGAAATGATTACACCGGACGATGTCCGCGGAGACGCCGCTTCGCTTGAAGCAGCCGTGCTTGCCGGCAGTTGGCCGACGCTGGCCAAGGCACGGGGCAAGGTCGTCTTTCTGATGGACCAGCACAAGGCAGGCCCGGTCTATGCCGAAGGACACCCATCGCTCAAGGGGCGGATCCTGTTTACCAACTCCGATCCGGGGCAGCCGGAGACCGCGTTCATCGAGCAGAACAACGGGTCGCGCGAGGCGATCGACGCGCTGGTGAAGAAGGGCTACCTGGTTCGCACGCGAACGGATGAAGGCACGGAACAGGCGCGAACGAACGACACCACGCGCCGCGATCTGGCGCTTTCAAGCGGAGCGCAGATGATCAGCACCGACTATCCTCCGTCGGAGCCTTCGCCGTGGACGTCGTTCGTGGTGAAGTTTCCCGATGGACTGGTTGCGCGGTGCAATCCGGTCAACAAGCCTGCGCAGTGCGTGGATAGTCTTCTGGAGCCACCGATGGCAGCCGGCACCCGGAGATAATTCGTAAAGGAGTCAGAGGTCAAAATCGAACTACTGAGATTCTTCGCTGCGCTCAGAGCGACGATTTGTCACTCATACTGTGAGACTGGCTCGGGTTAGCGCTCGAGCCAGTTTTTTATGCGCGAGCGGTAGCCGCGGCTCATTGCGATTCTCTGGCCGTTGAGCAGGTGAACCCCATACTCTCCGTCTGTTTCAGGGCGAACCTCTTTGACATATTGCAGATTGACAATGGACGAGCGATGGACACGAAGGAAGGTATTGGGGTCCAGCTTTTCTTCCAGATGCGTCATCGTCTCGCGCAGCAGATGCGTCTCGGACTGCGTACAGATTCGCACGTAGTTCTCTTCCGCGCCGATCCAGCATATCTCCGAGACGGGGAGAAAGAGGATGCGTCCCTTGGATTTGAAGACGATGCGCGTGGTGTACTGGTTCGCGTCGGCGCGTTTACGAAGGGCAGCCTGCGGGTCCTGCTTGATGGCCTTGATCTGGTCCATGGCGCGCTGTGTCGCGGAGCGGAAACGGTCGAGAGTAAAGGGCTTCAATAAGTAGTCGACGGCGTGAATCTCAAACGCACGCAGAGCATAGCGATCGTATGCCGTAGTAAAGATGATGCATGGCAGTTGCGTGCCTGGCGACGAAAGCTCGCCGACGACGTCGAACCCATCCATGTCGGGCATACGAACGTCAAGGAAGAGAAGGTCAGGCTTGGTAGCGCGCACCAAGTCAATGGTCTCTCCGGCGGTCGCGCCTTCGCCTACGATCTCGATCTCGGGAATCTCTCGCAAAAGCTGGCGTAACTTCTGCCGCGCCAGCACCTCATCATCGGCAAGGACTGCCTGAATCATCACACACCATACCCTGTTGTTTTTTCGATGGGGCTTGCCGCAAAGCGCAGCGGAAGCGTCATGACAACCTGAACGCGGTTGTCATCGATCTGGGACATAGAAAAGCTGTGTTCACCGCCATAGTGCATCAGCAGGCGTTCCCGCACGTTGGAGAGCCCTACGCCGCTGCCGTTGGCGGAAGATGGAGGAAGAATTCCCACGCCGTTGTTCGTTACCGTGAGTTGAAGAGCAGAACCGCGCGGTTCTGCTTCAATTGAGAGCAGGCCGTTGGAACTGAGCCGCGAAAGACCGTGCGCGTAAGCATTTTCGACGATCGGCTGCAGAATCATCGAGGGCACAAGCGCATCGTGCACGCGGGGATCGACGTTCATCGTCTGCCTTACACGCCCCGCGTATCTTCGGTCCTGCATTGCCAGGTACATCTCGATAAATTCCATCTCGTCGCTTAATGGGATGAACTGCGCGTCGCCGCGATGCAATGTAATACGGAGGAGGCGACTGAGTTGTTCCAGCATGAGATCGGCGGCCGCGATGTCAGTGCGCATGAGGCTGGATACGCTGTTCATCGTGTTGAACAGGAAGTGGGGGTTGAGCTGCATCCGCAACGCGCGCATCTGCGCATGTACCAGTTGAGACTGAAGTTGCGTTGCAATGCGTTCCTTCTCGCGATAGCGAAGGTAATAGCCGATGCTGCGAAAGAGAACGAAGGCCGACCAGAAGATGACGAGGTTGTCGAGAAACTCTGCGTCAAGCTGGAACGACAGGCGTTGCAAAAACGGCATCGGTGGCTTACCAATCGGGATTTGGGGAAAGAGCGAGACCCAGATCGCTTCTTCCAAAACACTGACAACGATGCTTAGCGGAAAGAAAAGCAGGAGCAACTTCTTCCAACCGGCGTTGTAGATGTGCGATCGAAGCGTCCACCAGCCGACCCAACAGAGCACACCCCAGATGAAGTACTGCGCGCCCCAGGCCTTCAACAGAAGACCGAGCGTGAGGTGCATGTTCCAGAGTCGCGCGTGGATCCACTCCTGCAAGGCAAAAAGAAACCCAAGGGAGGTGGCCCCGGAGATAAAGACCAGGGGGTGCATCAACCACGGCTGGTTCGTTTCTTTTTTCCAACGCGAGAATGTCAGGTGAGTGGACCTCCCCTTCCTCAATGAATCGACAGTTGCTTCGCCCCTGCCACGACGCAAACAAACCTCAGAATGCCACTTGCGAACAGACGTTGCTTCTGGCCGGAGAGGGGTGCCGGACGATGCCGTGGCCGGATGGAACGTAAGCCACTGCCGCATAGAGCAGAACTGAGACGAAGATAGATTGCTTCCAACTGAAAGAGTGCATACTCTCCTCCCGAAGAATGTTTATCCAGCTACAGCCGGCTTGCAGTCCATTAATCTGCGGCAGAAGAGACCGTTGTCTCTTACTGCTTAAAAAATATGATGGGGCCAGAATCCGGTGATAAATGGACTGAGGCAGATACGGTTCTGTTATCAGCCTTGTACAGTTTGACAGCGGATCAATAAGCTGGACAGGACGCGTACGCAATCCGTCACCGGAATTCGGCTGTTCGTCACAAAGCCACGCTGCGAGGAGAGCTAATTCGCGCGCTGTACTACTCCTCTGCCGGTAAGCTGCTGAATCAGTTCGGTCTCATGCTTACGGTAGGGCGTCCCGTCGTGACGGAAGACCTCGTGAAACCAGATGGTTGGCTGAGAGAGAACATAGGGATGCTGCCAGGAGTCCCACGGAAGCCAGGTCTGGGTCTTACCTGCAACCAATCCCCAGTTAATCGCCCCGACATTTAACTTCTTCGCCAGTGGCAGGATGGTGTCGAAGGTGCTTCCTGCGCCTCGCGCCATGTACTCGGTGCAGATGACGGGGCGATGCAGTGGTTCAAGCTCGCGAACCCGGGCCTCGAACTCCTCCGGCCAACCATAGTTATGGAAGGTAATGACGTCGCTCTCGGCAAGCTGAATCTTTGTGACCGCATTCTCTTTCGAAGGGTCCGACCAATTGCCGTTCCACACGCCGCTGGTAAGAGGCTGTATGGGGTGAGCGGAGCGCGCCCAGGCGAAGGCCTTGGGCAGCATGGCGACTACAAGCTCCACCTTGTTCTTCGGCTCGGCGAAACGTTCGCCATTCGTATTGTCGGGCTCGTTCCAGATGTCCCAGGCGAGGATGCGGTCGTCGTTGGCAAAGGCTGAGACGACGCCGACGACGTACTCCTTTAACTTAGGCTCGTAGGCGGGGTTGGAGAGTTCGGGCCCGCCGGGGCTCTGCACCCAGCCTGAGTTATGAACGCCAGGGATCGGAGGATGCTGAGGTCCGGTGTGGGGATCGGCCTCCCAGCAGGAGTCGAAAAGAACGAGTATGGGGCGGATATGGTGCTTCGCCGCAATTGCAAGGAAGGCATCGAGGCGCTGGACAAATCCTTTGGGGTCCTGCTGCCAGAGCTGGTCCTGCAGGAAGACGCGCATCGTGTTCATGCCGATGCCCTCGGCAAGGCCCAGCTCACGGTCGTTGATCGCAGGATTGAAAGTTGCAGCCTGAAACATCTCGAACTGGTTGATGGCGTCCGAAGGGATGTAATTGGCGCCGACGAGCCATGGCTGGCTGGCATACCAGGCGTTTGCCTTCTCGTTTGTCCAGTGGGCCTGCGCGATCGAGGGAATTGTCAGGGCCAGTGAGGCCAGCGTGAGGGCAGATCGGCGGAGTTTCATATTGGACTCCCATGATATCGCGGAAGAGGTAGCAGATTTATCAACGATCCCGGGATGAAAACTCAAATAGAATCACTGCACGAAGAACAGGGTGGGGGTATGGTGGGTCGTTGGCCGAGATGGAAGCACGCGCTGGGAGCATGGGCCATGATGGGAGCCCTTGCACTGCCTTGCGCTGTTTGGTCACAGAGTCCAAAGGGGGGTGGGGGAAAGCTCAGGGTCTTCGTGATCGATGTGGAAGGCGGGCAGGCGACTCTATTTGTAACGCCAGCGGGACAATCTCTCCTGGTCGATGCGGGATGGCCGGATAACGATGGGCGGGATGCAAACCGTGTTGCTGCGGCGGTCAAAGAAGCAGGACTCCAAAAGGTCGACTACCTTCTGATTACGCATTACCACCTGGACCATGCTGGGGGTGTGGCCCAGTT
The genomic region above belongs to Acidobacteriota bacterium and contains:
- a CDS encoding phosphatidylinositol-specific phospholipase C1-like protein, translating into MLRSISIVAVVSAVFAASQSAPAQQLSQSVQDKIVRLNQIQVIGSHNSYHAGFAPSERKYMEMKNPRALRSLDYSHAPLPDQLSGGVRQIEIDVFADAKGGRFAHPKIDAATVKAGLPADPEFDPEHEMDKPGFKVMHMQDVDERSTCHTFVKCLTMVKTWSKQHPKHLPIFILVETKEGEMKEMPDAVKTEPFTPAVFDGLDSEIRSVFKSNEMITPDDVRGDAASLEAAVLAGSWPTLAKARGKVVFLMDQHKAGPVYAEGHPSLKGRILFTNSDPGQPETAFIEQNNGSREAIDALVKKGYLVRTRTDEGTEQARTNDTTRRDLALSSGAQMISTDYPPSEPSPWTSFVVKFPDGLVARCNPVNKPAQCVDSLLEPPMAAGTRR
- a CDS encoding response regulator transcription factor, with amino-acid sequence MIQAVLADDEVLARQKLRQLLREIPEIEIVGEGATAGETIDLVRATKPDLLFLDVRMPDMDGFDVVGELSSPGTQLPCIIFTTAYDRYALRAFEIHAVDYLLKPFTLDRFRSATQRAMDQIKAIKQDPQAALRKRADANQYTTRIVFKSKGRILFLPVSEICWIGAEENYVRICTQSETHLLRETMTHLEEKLDPNTFLRVHRSSIVNLQYVKEVRPETDGEYGVHLLNGQRIAMSRGYRSRIKNWLER
- a CDS encoding cellulase family glycosylhydrolase — its product is MKLRRSALTLASLALTIPSIAQAHWTNEKANAWYASQPWLVGANYIPSDAINQFEMFQAATFNPAINDRELGLAEGIGMNTMRVFLQDQLWQQDPKGFVQRLDAFLAIAAKHHIRPILVLFDSCWEADPHTGPQHPPIPGVHNSGWVQSPGGPELSNPAYEPKLKEYVVGVVSAFANDDRILAWDIWNEPDNTNGERFAEPKNKVELVVAMLPKAFAWARSAHPIQPLTSGVWNGNWSDPSKENAVTKIQLAESDVITFHNYGWPEEFEARVRELEPLHRPVICTEYMARGAGSTFDTILPLAKKLNVGAINWGLVAGKTQTWLPWDSWQHPYVLSQPTIWFHEVFRHDGTPYRKHETELIQQLTGRGVVQRAN
- a CDS encoding histidine kinase — its product is MHPLVFISGATSLGFLFALQEWIHARLWNMHLTLGLLLKAWGAQYFIWGVLCWVGWWTLRSHIYNAGWKKLLLLFFPLSIVVSVLEEAIWVSLFPQIPIGKPPMPFLQRLSFQLDAEFLDNLVIFWSAFVLFRSIGYYLRYREKERIATQLQSQLVHAQMRALRMQLNPHFLFNTMNSVSSLMRTDIAAADLMLEQLSRLLRITLHRGDAQFIPLSDEMEFIEMYLAMQDRRYAGRVRQTMNVDPRVHDALVPSMILQPIVENAYAHGLSRLSSNGLLSIEAEPRGSALQLTVTNNGVGILPPSSANGSGVGLSNVRERLLMHYGGEHSFSMSQIDDNRVQVVMTLPLRFAASPIEKTTGYGV
- a CDS encoding TonB-dependent receptor, encoding MYRATRDAAMWIFTVVAVLALSGIPALAQFESASVLGYVRDASGAAVPGANVTLTNIGTSIKQVKQTDAEGKYEFPSVQIGNYQVLAEAQGFDKARTETFTVQTNARQRVDVNLKAGSVTSEVTVTSAAQLLDTETSSHSTVIGTKQVEDLPLNGRSYADLVLLVPGARKSLIENTTTSSREGSFNINGLRSAFNNYLLDGLDNNNYGTSNQGFANENIPPSPDAVNEFRVETNNYSAEYGRSPGAVINASVRRGTNQFHGRAWDYVRNTSFNAIGPFLATGATKPKFIRNQFGGTFGGPIWKDHTFFFADYEGVRQIFNNPSASSTLPSNNQRNGLFYLNDNATNPSNAIPLQNPITGKKYLGQIPTADMTPFARAVIGALPTANNSAILSNNYAITPRGIINDDKGDGRVDHTFNDRWTIFGRYSQHQGYIFDPPSIPGRAGGNSNGNVNIKNKNIAGGVTWTIAANKLLDVRFGWSKNEGGKFPIGQGQSSMLVENGITDGLPTDPLVVRSLNAQSVTGYSQFGAQPSNPQFQNPTIYNPKGNFTWIKSKHSMKFGYEWQAVNTVLNDFNPSYGQDNYQGQYAADKSTNGGNPASTTIAAGAPSLSSQLQQAQNLADFMFGNRSAYSITTYAVVNLRQRYNFMYFQDDIKVSPKLTINAGLRYEIVTPQYEKDNRLSNFDPATKSLIHARNGGVYSRSLVNTPLNNWAPRFGFAYSADDKTVIRGGYGIVYTQWNRAGGENNLTYNGPDVVNANISPQVAPTAAALCVNDTQLQSACFRQTQQGYASNLTTAAYFNPLNVLSRYIPKNFKTGYVQQYQFGVQRQLPYGITADLAYVGNKSTHMQILGDYNQGTPCRGAGCATTLQPRRPISNFAGIEVAYGGGTANYNSLQFKLEKRASKGLYLLNSFTWSRYFDISSGHLETSNGDTSRVNFANPSRDYGPGGYDQPLADTLSVVYDLPYGHGHQWGGSSGRLVNTVLGGWQLTLINTMTSGLPLNVTYSLANSNPMYVSDLVNYRPYRVAGQPLYGTTKTKTATALSGYFNGSAFLLPTDASITSADPWGNSSRNLARSNAFYQADLGLHKAFPLWSDSSNLDFRAEAFNVLNKVNYMGSNTTFGSSSFGQITTAFPARQLQLAAKFIF